The following nucleotide sequence is from Schistocerca serialis cubense isolate TAMUIC-IGC-003099 chromosome 4, iqSchSeri2.2, whole genome shotgun sequence.
ACAACTCTCTAAAATACGGTGAAAGCATCAGCACAACTTCGAACACAATTTTATAAAAGACAAATTTCAAGTTTGTAAAGGGCAGTAGTGATCATTTAAAGACTTTTCTGGACGGAACAGCATTTGCACAACATGTGTGTAAAGAGCTACAATTTGAAATTTCTACCTACATCTAATCCTGCACACGCTATGAGAAAATTTTACTTGCACTCGTCAACTGCGGGGTGTAGGTGTCTGCACATTCACACAAATTACCAGCAAGCCTTTGATTCATAGCGCATCCTAGGTAACATTCACAACTTCCCAACATTTCAATAGCAATGCCCGTATTTAGTCGTCTACTCGCTATGCAATGCCTGACACACTAAAGAACAGTAAGTATCTGAGACACTCCACATTTCGAAAAAGGGGCATTTATATAAATACATGCGGGAAGAAAAGTGCTCTCAAATCGTCATCTCTGAGCACTCTCTCTCAATTCAACACTATATACGACATAATTAACTGCAGTTACTGAAAACACACGCTTTGAACTTACCTTAACAAATGGTTTTATTTTAGATCTTTTGTGAATCTTAGCTTTCCCCATCCTCTTGTGTACTTTCCTGGGATAACGATCAATGCCTGCGACGAGAGCATGTCCGAATGGTTTATCTGATGAGCCATCATCAAAATTTTTTAAGACAATTGCTTTCTTTCCTGCGTAACGTCCACTTAGGACGATTACGATTTTACCCGATTTCATTATTTTCCTCATGGTTAATCTGCAAACGATAACATTGATGAATTAATAAGCTAACTAAAATTGACCAAATGGCCGTTCCTTTAAACAAGGCAGCAAGCTGCTAAAAACAGACAATTTAGCACCAGAGATATCTAATCCTCTAGACACTTATACAAAAATCCCTTCAAAACACTATATAGATAATTTAACAAATAAAACTTACAGATGATTTCCGATTCCCTATTCCTAATAACCACACCGCACACGCTATACGTAAAAGAACTCAATCTGAAAAATATACTTCTGTTTGTACCAAAGATTATCAATGTAAGGCGGACTAAATTGGACAATCGATATCGAGCGAGTGTAATCATTGCGTCATGAATAGTTGTGTTATAAAAACTAAATTTGTCTTTCCATAGGACAATATGATTCGTATTTTTGTGTTCTTTTGTAATTACTATGGTGTTAAGATTTCTGTTGTGTGCGATGGATGATTATTGTATGTGTAAGAGGATTCACACCTGTCGGAACGTCACCGTCACGTCTGTGAACATCGACGGTCAGAAGACGTCGTGACGTTACAGCTGGTTCATAGCACCACTCTTTCGTTTGAGCATTTGCGAACGGGCTAGTGCGCAGGCGCAGCGCTGAATTCGTTTATGAGCAGtgtcttctcccgcttctggctacttgaagcgtggctgtttggcgtatgagcagtagcagcaagtagccagaggCTACCCAGAATAATTTTTCCggcgcacccaagctgccagattcgagcatgcgcagagcaagctgagttatagtcgGGGGGTCCTTCTCCAAGTGAGCCATGTATATGTTTCGTAATTGTTGGTCTcatcgtttacagctcccacgtcaaatgaaaacaaaacagatttctgtggctgggagccatcaagtgaattaatatacattctcataatcatgaaagaccaaaataagttagtagtttcaattttctgattttatattatttccacactattagcaatcaaccattaatgtcttaatgaagctatttctgtcagttttgtagagaaattcgcttctattaattttttcgctgaggcagttagtttatttgaaacgaagtgtttcattccgcattATTGGTTACTTTCAGCTTTGTTCAAATTCAAGTgcatattttcattttctgggacgaatggcATTATACCAtattaaagaaccaaacatgagaatacagtactgggcCTACAAGAAAACTGGTATTacgaaaaccacatagaaaagctgaatatcaggtatttcagagtgcatctggacagAGAAATgggcaattagagcggaatgaagcattttagtatggtttatgaaattctgcTGGAgcagtctctgatgtcctgttccttttatgacactgaaagatctcttaatgctatatatgtacgaaaataattaaatattgacttgaagctgactaagtaggcaaatttggtcagtagttttgaactaaatattttgtttcaaatatattgacagctataacagaactgttttttttttatatttttactagctttttgcagtgctgtgtagaagTAAATTTGATTGGAAATACATAAAATATTGcatacataacaatattgcagagtaataactgaaaaaaaaaattctgtcaggCACCACATAGCAATATGTTATGGTACTTTGAGTTGTGTAGTCTAGGATTGAAATGAATAGTACGCCAAGAACTGCTCCCTTATTTGCATTCCTTATCTGGGTAGAATTGATAAAACAATTGCTGCAGGTGCAATTCCCTacgtcctctcaacaacatgcctcagggctgcacatggtcactTGATGCCCCACCACACACTAAATTCCACATAGAGATGCGACGAAAAGTGTATGAgcagcaccaagcacgggctgcctacgtcatcgtagctgcacatgcacagtacagcctgttgtctggcgctgtctggcaactgctcaaacgaacatATACTCACCGGAGGTGCTACTTCGTAGTTCTTGGTAGGTCATCATAAAATGCCAAAATTTTGTTTAAAGCAGTCTGAAATGATTGCTGTTGCccttgatgatgataaacagagcGCAAAAAGAGCCTGGGTAAGAATTTTGTTTAAAAATCCGACTATGAAGGAGAGTTTCGCAGTCTTTACAAGGAGTTGGAAGAGGAGGAGTCGTAGTTCTATAACCAACCTATTTTTTTACCTGTGAAGCAAGGTACAAATTAAAATTATGgggagaaattcaagatttaggcgTCCAATATTACCTCGACAGAAACTGATGGTTTTCCTTTGGTATGTCTAGATGGACTGTTTAATGTACTTGAACTAAGTTTACATATATTTCTTCTACCTGCAGTTCATCGTTAATTTGTTACAAATCATATGTTAAACTTCTGCATGCCGCACCAGCTTTACCTCTGGTGAGTAAAGCACATTGAACAAGATATGTATCGTGTATTATGGAACGTATTCCTTAAGTGTATGAAATAATATACTTTGACTTAATATTTTCTTCCAGTAGATATTGAGACCTTTTTGCAATAGCAATCATGTGGAATATTTTGGTATTTGTTCACACTGTGTACTTAAAGTAGGCCACACTACAACCCACTGAAACATTCTTCCTGAGAAACCATGACGTAAAGTGAAATGTTAATGACGTCCAATGATGGTGTATGTGAATGCCAATATTGCAGAGGAGAATATTTTGATGTGATGGACATAACAGTGACGTTCCGCCAAGTGTGAATCCACCTTGAGGTGTTGACTACCATTATAtagtgaagagccaaaaaaactggtacacctacctaatttgGGTGAGCCCCCTGCAAGCACGTAGgaatgctgcaacacgacgtggcatgggctcaactaatgtctgaagtagtgctggaaggaattgacattatgaatcctgcagggctgtccgcaaatccgtaacagtacgagggggttgagatctttTCTGAGCAgcattttgcaaggcatcccagatatgctcaataatgtatgtctggggagtttagcggccaccggaagtgtttaaactcagaagagtgttgctggaggcactctgtagcaattctggatgtgtggggtgtcgcattatcctgctggaattgcagaaGTCCatttgaatgcacaatggacatgaatggatgcaggtgttcagacaggatcacgtgtcacctgtcagagtcgtatctagaaatatcaggggtcccatatcactcaactgcacatgcaccacaccattacagagcctccaccagcttgaacagttccctgctgacatgcagggttcttggattcatgaggttgccgccatactcgtacacgtccatctgctcgataatatttaaaacgagactcgtccgatcagacaacttgtttccagtcatcaacagtccaatgttcgtGTCGACCAGCCCAGatgaagtgtaaagctttgtgttaagcagtcatcaaggatacaggagtgggccttcggctccaaaagcccctatcaattatgttttgttgaatggttcacacactgacacttgttgatggcccagcattgaaatctgcagcaacttgcagaaaggttgcacttctgtcacgctgaacgattctcttcagtcgttggtgcACTTTTCCTAGTTAACACTGGTTCAGAAATAAGTGTTTATCCAAAAATGCCGAATAATTCTGGAAAAAATTAAGATGTTTCTTTTCTCACAGCTGTCAACAATTATGCAGTCTGAACATACAGGAAAAAACACTAATTCTAGAACTAGATGACAACTTCCTCTCTACATGGACATTTCTCATCGCTGAAGTGAATTGGCCAATTTTAGGAGCTGATTTTTGAGTTGTGCCAGATTTAGCGCATCGATCCTTAGTGCAAATACCTTTCTCTCGAAAGTACAACCGCGTCGGTGCTCTATTGCGAGATTCTGCCGTTTCGGCTCGTGCGAAATTTCCGAGCTACTGGAGTCTTCCATATCAGTTATAGAGCAGTTGAGATCGCTACCATATCCATGGCGAGCGCACACGTGTGCGTTACACGAAAAGAGAGcagacacacattcacacaagacaAACGAGCATTCGGAATTGGGAGAGATCTGCAAGTTACTTGAAGCACACATTTCTGATATACAAGGACTGCGTTCTGTGAATAGGTCGACTGCTCGTGAATTAGAAGACAAAAATGTTAAACAGCGAAGGAAAGTTCCCATACTGCAAAAAGAGTTGGATGGAACACTTGAACAACTATTGCACCTGCGGTGCAGTGCTACCATGCCAGAGGGTGGCGAAGCTTCTTTCCCCTCTTTCTTCTCCAAGGCAGCCTGCGTGTCAGCAACGACCTTGGCTAACAGCTACTGTGTGAGTTGCCTGCGCTGACGAATCCAATGTTGGACAAGAGCAGTAGAAGTCATCCCGCTCAACATTAGGACAACACTGGGTCAGCCAGTGGCTTTCTAATCTTGGCACTTGCCTCCTGAGAAATCATCAGCAACAAAACAAGAATTCGATAACATGATTGTTGATGGAGCAGTAACAATATCAAATAGTGTGGGGGCAGCCCCACTGCAAATGGTAAAGAAGATAAACAGATCATGGAGAATCTGTGGAGACCACAGGGATTGGAATACCTGCACTATCACAGACCAGTACCCAGTGGCTCACGTAGCTGACTTTAATGGTAACCTAGAAGCTGCTTGCTATTTCAGTGTTGTTAACTATGCTAAGGCGTTCTCACAAATACCTATGGCTCGGAAAGACAAAAAAGACAGCTGTCTTTTTGAGTACAATACTGTGCCCTCTTGGTCTGCAAAACGCTGCCCAAATCAGGCAGCATTTAATGCAAACGGGCCTGCACAGTTTTCCATTTGTGTTCTGCTACATGTGTAAGTATGGTCGAAAACCAAAGAGGAgcacattcaccatctgtactCTTTGTTCAAAAGACTAAATTGCTATGGTGTTACGTTTTTGCAAAAGGAGACATAAAGTTGCTTTGCTACACCATATCACACCATGGTATccccaccgagcaaggtggcgcactggttagcacactggactcacatttggga
It contains:
- the LOC126474169 gene encoding 60S ribosomal protein L27; this translates as MRKIMKSGKIVIVLSGRYAGKKAIVLKNFDDGSSDKPFGHALVAGIDRYPRKVHKRMGKAKIHKRSKIKPFVKVLNYNHLMPTRYTLELNLKTSVKDLKDPMKRKKARFQTKVKFEERYKAGKNRWFFQKLRF